A stretch of the Fusarium musae strain F31 chromosome 2, whole genome shotgun sequence genome encodes the following:
- a CDS encoding hypothetical protein (EggNog:ENOG41~BUSCO:EOG09262TEV), with protein sequence MISSNTRTTRSRYSSPAQSQNTKWNGVLDASKGATEGSRAFMQRWLEPTVQSKASFEDDGLVRYGVVENMAPLGSLPKPKKTGPETSSGVKRIILRPSGSGGGAAKNVAQMGSSDPVVDVDVDVDGDGDAEAEADVAITARAAHSSPPPVALPPTPPRRVSIVLKDAAAAADDENDEDYDPSRPKRRQSGRTSLGRRSRRSSAGRRSSTVTKPSVKEAKERRELEREPKKTAKSAERAKSFKELEADEELEAAGAITAEATIHAAEPGEPEDKEFTDKVVEAAVDEALKHYRYPTAWALRTLYDEKSSDPRFVAMIEEVFTQTADEATMQKFSREMQKKKREGKKDNQGCYYFIPPTTNSRFTPHKPKAAPYGKLLHHNQVEEVVEVVEVETEGESEVHILDSEEAEQVKNADRHPTRATKRAKTSHSRAHSSSHHSNTHTHTQTQTHAHSHSTRNTPRKMSSSNLPQTPSRKRNRRDSASSDSSLSSALSLSSPEAMMGSPSPVRRTGTGTSRPGPAGPDSSDAPKSRPITTRRKSLASKGGASSKAKPKTTKPAATKQPSPSAPTLSTSDITKGIKLKPTDAPASATISVSADASMPGRVSAGQIFPNLPTKSKTAKNKGSSSTLAPAPFSADHAGHDNDDSFWDRRRDAQKFANSVTATESSIRGGDEDEDPFTTPAKSTRKTRQSIAAIGSASAGTTRSTRSASKRPHDEIDSAVSPVAWSFQREDSSVGGSRAATPTLRPPKKPRTGLRIKSSPVKKRGGTAAGVPRPQGEALATNGVAKDQVSDNDEDCSACGAAGDVVCCDGCPRSFHFECVGMIPSDHLPDEWFCNECLYKRYPTRMPPYKGVFAAALINLEKSIPRAFSLPKKLQTRFEGVKAGAYGEYEEVTAAKTTKRKNGYEELPDFFKQRDEGQAVICHGCQKPATDVRAIIPCSICPFYWHIDCLDPPLAVPPVLKTWRCPLHPEEIMAEVRSLAPAHRFRKIKGSQTIVPSLTRGTKNNGYIEIDWEDEPEPANNSGWPDPDSFGRAYKLPAKGIVLDFIEQLRRQHAGYGPRHEEPRCVSYIPTTGNGRSRPLTGSELQRTVDEMQLALTLTSLKERKSDGVDQLITALVQETADAGVLSLMAKADASNLSTGHLTESDKLSLRVLLNQMDSMGARIRHLLGEPEPVGISATMQDQDVIPSILSPQDSAIAEPLDKVTAHPVTEPTPPSTIDHAEGSMDLD encoded by the exons ATGATCTCGTCAAATACCAGAACTACACGATCTCGTTACTCTAGTCCCGCGCAATCACAGAATACCAAATGGAATGGAGTGCTCGACGCGTCTAAGGGGGCAACCGAGGGTTCAAGAGCTTTCATGCAGCGCTGGCTAGAGCCGACCGTGCAGAGCAAAGCGAGCTTCGAGGATGATGGGCTGGTTCGATATGGGGTTGTTGAGAACATGGCGCCTTTGGGAAGCCTGCCCAAACCCAAGAAGACGGGACCGGAGACCAGCTCAGGAGTAAAGAGGATTATTTTGCGGCCCTCAGGGTCAGGGGGAGGTGCTGCCAAAAATGTAGCACAGATGGGCTCCAGCGACCCAGTGGTGGATGTCGACGTGGACGTGGATGGGGATGGGGatgcggaggcggaggcggatgTTGCGATTACGGCGAGAGCGGCACACTCTTCCCCTCCACCTGTGGCTCTACCCCCTACACCGCCACGGAGAGTATCTATTGTTCTCAAAGAcgcggcagcagcagccgacGACGAGAACGATGAAGACTACGATCCGAGTCGACCAAAGAGACGACAATCAGGACGCACATCTCTAGGAAGACGGTCGCGACGCTCCTCTGCCGGTCGCAGAAGCTCCACCGTGACTAAGCCCTCAGTAAAGGAGGCAAAGGAGCGCAGAGAGTTGGAGAGGGAGCCGAAGAAGACTGCAAAGTCGGCGGAACGAGCCAAGTCTttcaaggagctcgaggCGGATGAGGAGCTAGAGGCAGCAGGGGCAATCACAGCCGAGGCGACGATTCACGCAGCTGAACCTGGAGAACCCGAAGACAAAGAATTCACGGACAAGGTCGTCGAGGCTGCAGTGGACGAAGCCCTAAAGCACTATCGATATCCGACTGCGTGGGCTCTGCGGACCCTATACGACGAAAAATCAAGCGACCCGCGGTTCGTTGCCATGATCGAGGAGGTATTCACGCAAACGGCAGATGAGGCTACGATGCAAAAGTTTTCAAGAGagatgcagaagaagaagcgagagggcaagaaggacaaCCAAGGCTGCTACTATTTCATCCCTCCAACGACCAACAGCAGATTCACTCCTCACAAACCCAAGGCCGCGCCGTACGGCAAACTCCTGCATCACAATCAGGTGGAAGAGGTGGTCGAGGTTGTAGAGGTTGAGACTGAAGGCGAGTCAGAGGTGCATATTCTCGACTCGGAGGAAGCAGAGCAAGTGAAAAACGCGGATCGACATCCAACCCGAGCTACCAAGAGGGCAAAGACATCTCACTCTCGCGCTCACTCTTCTTCCCATCATAGCAATACCCATACCCatactcagactcagactcacgCCCACTCTCACTCGACCCGCAACACGCCACGGAAAATGTCTTCAAGTAACCTACCCCAAACACCCTCGCGCAAGCGAAACAGACGAGATTCGGCATCCAGTGattcctctctctcatcgGCCCTCAGTCTCTCGTCACCTGAGGCCATGATGGGCAGCCCAAGCCCTGTCCGCCGAACAGGCACTGGCACCAGTCGCCCCGGGCCAGCTGGGCCCGACTCCAGTGATGCGCCAAAATCTCGACCAATCACCACCCGCCGCAAATCACTCGCCTCCAAGGGAGGTGCCAGCAGCAAGGCCAAGCccaagaccaccaagccTGCTGCTACTAAGCAGCCATCACCCTCAGCTCCCACACTGTCCACCTCAGACATCACCAAAGGCATCAAACTCAAACCCACTGATGCACCCGCAAGTGCGACCATCAGCGTGAGCGCCGACGCCAGCATGCCAGGAAGGGTTTCTGCCGGCCAAATCTTCCCGAATCTGCCTACAAAATCAAAGACAGCAAAGAACAAGGGATCATCATCTACCttggctccagctccatTCTCGGCTGATCACGCTGGCCATGATAACGACGACTCCTTCTGGGATCGGAGACGCGATGCGCAAAAGTTTGCCAACAGTGTCACGGCGACTGAGAGTTCTATTCGAGGGggagacgaggacgaggacccCTTCACAACTCCCGCAAAatcgacgaggaagacgcGTCAATCCATCGCCGCCATAGGCTCTGCTTCAGCGGGAACAACGAGATCCACGCGCTCGGCGAGCAAGAGACCTCACGACGAGATTGACTCTGCCGTGTCCCCTGTTGCCTGGTCTTTCCAGCGTGAGGACAGCTCAGTCGGAGGATCACGGGCTGCGACGCCCACGCTGCGCCCCCCAAAGAAGCCGAGAACTGGCCTTCGTATCAAGTCATC TCCTGTCAAGAAGAGAGGAGGAACAGCTGCTGGTGTCCCTCGGCCACAAGGAGAAGCCCTAGCAACCAACGGCGTAGCCAAAGACCAG GTGTCGGACAACGACGAAGATTGCTCTGCCTGCGGCGCCGCTGGCGACGTTGTCTGTTGCGATGGGTGCCCACGGTCATTCCACTTCGAATGTGTGGGCATGATACCCTCGGACCATCTTCCCGATGAGTGGTTTTGCAATGAGTGCCTATACAAGCGATACCCAACGCGCATGCCCCCATACAAGGGTGTCTTTGCCGCTGCCCTCATCAACCTGGAGAAGAGCATTCCTCGCGCATTCAGCCTCCCTAAGAAATTGCAGACCCGCTTTGAAGGCGTCAAGGCCGGTGCCTATGGCGAGTACGAAGAAGTCACCGCCGCCAAAACGACCAA GAGGAAGAATGGCTACGAAGAGTTGCCCGACTTTTTCAAGCAGCGCGACGAAGGGCAGGCTGTGATCTGCCACGGCTGTCAGAAGCCTGCCACAGATGTTCGAGCCATCATTCCTTGTAGCATTTGTCCCTTCTACTGGCACATTGACTGCTTAGACCCTCCACTCGCTGTCCCGCCTGTCCTCAAGACCTGGCGATGCCCTCTACACCCAGAGGAAATAATGGCCGAGGTCCGCTCATTGGCACCTGCTCACCGTTTTCGCAAGATCAAAGGATCGCAGACCATCGTACCATCTCTCACACGAGGTACCAAGAACAACGGATACATCGAAATTGACTGGGAAGATGAGCCCGAGCCCGCGAACAATTCCGGCTGGCCGGATCCTGACTCGTTCGGTCGAGCTTACAAACTACCAGCAAAGGGCATTGTCCTTGATTTTATTGAGCA GCTACGTCGTCAACACGCTGGCTATGGCCCTCGCCATGAAGAACCCAGATGTGTGTCGTATATTCCAACAACTGGAAATGGCCGAAGTCGACCCCTTACGGGCTCTGAGTTACAGCGGACTGTCGATGAAATGCAGTTAGCATTGACCCTGACCAGTCTCAAAGAGCGCAAGTCGGACGGCGTTGACCAGCTGATCACAGCCCTTGTG CAGGAGACAGCTGATGCTGGTGTTTTGTCACTAATGGCTAAGGCAGATGCCAGTAATTTATCTACTGGTCACTTGACAGAGAGCGACAAGCTTAGT